In one Pseudomonas fitomaticsae genomic region, the following are encoded:
- a CDS encoding homoserine dehydrogenase — translation MKPVKVGICGLGTVGGGTFNVLQRNAEEIARRAGRGIEVAQIAMRTPKPQFQTTGIAITNDVFEVATNPEIDIVIELMGGYTVARELVLKAIENGKHVVTANKALIAVHGNEIFAKAREKGVIVAFEAAVAGGIPVIKAIREGLSANRINWVAGIINGTGNFILTEMREKGRTFEDVLAEAQALGYAEADPTFDVEGIDAAHKLTILASIAFGIPLQFDKAYTEGITKLTTADVNYAEALGYRIKHLGVARSTAAGIELRVHPTLIPADRLIANVNGVMNAVMVNGDAAGSTLFYGAGAGMEPTASSVIADLVDVVRAMTSDPENRVPHLAFQPDSLSAHPILPIEACESAYYLRIQAKDHPGVLAQVASILSERGINIESIMQKEVEEHDGLVPMILLTHRVLEQHINDAIAALEALAGVVGPVVRIRVEHLN, via the coding sequence GTGAAACCGGTCAAAGTAGGCATCTGTGGGTTAGGGACCGTCGGTGGCGGAACCTTCAACGTACTTCAGCGCAACGCCGAGGAAATTGCTCGTCGTGCCGGGCGTGGAATCGAAGTGGCACAAATTGCCATGCGCACGCCAAAGCCTCAGTTCCAGACGACCGGTATTGCGATTACCAACGATGTCTTCGAAGTGGCCACGAACCCTGAGATCGACATCGTCATAGAGCTGATGGGCGGCTACACCGTTGCCCGCGAGCTGGTACTCAAGGCCATCGAGAATGGCAAGCATGTGGTCACCGCGAACAAGGCTCTGATTGCCGTTCACGGTAATGAAATTTTCGCCAAGGCACGCGAGAAAGGCGTGATCGTGGCATTCGAAGCGGCGGTAGCCGGCGGCATTCCGGTGATCAAGGCGATCCGTGAAGGCCTGTCCGCCAACCGTATCAACTGGGTCGCCGGGATCATCAACGGCACCGGCAACTTCATCCTCACCGAAATGCGCGAGAAGGGTCGCACCTTCGAAGACGTGCTGGCCGAGGCGCAAGCGCTGGGCTACGCCGAAGCCGATCCGACGTTCGACGTCGAGGGCATCGACGCCGCGCACAAGCTGACGATCCTGGCTTCGATCGCGTTCGGTATTCCGCTGCAGTTCGACAAGGCTTACACCGAAGGCATCACCAAGCTGACCACCGCCGACGTGAACTACGCCGAAGCGCTGGGCTACCGCATCAAGCACCTGGGCGTGGCACGCAGCACCGCCGCCGGTATCGAGCTGCGCGTACACCCGACGCTGATCCCGGCCGATCGTCTGATCGCCAACGTCAACGGCGTGATGAACGCGGTGATGGTCAACGGTGACGCTGCCGGTTCGACCCTGTTCTACGGCGCCGGCGCCGGCATGGAGCCGACCGCTTCGTCGGTGATCGCGGATCTGGTGGACGTGGTTCGCGCCATGACCTCCGACCCGGAAAACCGCGTGCCACACCTGGCCTTCCAGCCGGACTCGCTGTCGGCCCACCCGATCCTGCCGATCGAAGCCTGCGAAAGCGCCTACTACCTGCGCATCCAGGCCAAGGACCATCCGGGCGTGCTGGCTCAGGTGGCGAGCATCCTCTCGGAGCGCGGCATCAACATCGAGTCGATCATGCAGAAGGAAGTCGAGGAACACGACGGCCTGGTGCCGATGATTCTGCTGACCCACCGCGTGCTGGAACAGCACATCAATGATGCGATCGCCGCCCTCGAAGCGCTGGCGGGCGTGGTCGGTCCGGTTGTGCGGATCCGCGTCGAGCACTTGAACTAA
- the xerD gene encoding site-specific tyrosine recombinase XerD, whose amino-acid sequence MPAIDHPLIDQFLDALWLEKGLSDNTRDAYRSDLALFNGWLQEKNLELINAGRELILDHLAWRLEQNYKPRSTARFLSGVRGFYRYLLREKLISVDPTLRVDMPQLGRPLPKSLSEADVEALLKAPDLSEAIGQRDRAMLEVLYACGLRVTELISLTLEQVNLRQGVLRVMGKGSKERLVPMGEEAIVWVERYLRDGRAELLGGRPSDVLFPSQRGEQMTRQTFWHRIKHQAKVAGIGKSLSPHTLRHAFATHLLNHGADLRVVQMLLGHSDLSTTQIYTHVARARLQDLHAKHHPRG is encoded by the coding sequence ATGCCTGCCATCGACCACCCACTGATCGACCAGTTTCTCGACGCCCTCTGGCTGGAAAAAGGTCTCTCCGACAACACTCGCGACGCCTACCGCAGCGATCTCGCGCTGTTCAACGGCTGGTTGCAGGAGAAAAATCTCGAACTGATCAATGCCGGTCGCGAGCTGATCCTCGATCACCTAGCCTGGCGTCTGGAACAGAACTACAAACCTCGCTCCACAGCGCGATTTCTCTCCGGTGTACGTGGCTTTTATCGCTACCTGTTGCGGGAAAAACTGATTTCGGTCGATCCGACCTTGCGCGTGGATATGCCGCAACTCGGTCGGCCATTGCCCAAATCCCTGTCGGAAGCCGACGTCGAAGCCCTGCTGAAGGCACCAGACCTCAGTGAAGCCATCGGCCAGCGCGACCGCGCCATGCTCGAAGTGCTTTACGCCTGCGGGCTACGGGTGACCGAACTGATCAGCCTGACTCTGGAGCAGGTCAACCTGCGTCAGGGTGTGTTGCGAGTCATGGGCAAGGGCAGCAAGGAGCGGCTGGTGCCGATGGGCGAGGAAGCGATTGTCTGGGTCGAGCGCTACCTGCGCGACGGTCGAGCTGAGCTGCTGGGCGGGCGCCCCAGCGATGTATTGTTCCCCAGCCAGCGCGGCGAGCAGATGACTCGGCAGACCTTCTGGCACCGTATCAAGCATCAGGCCAAGGTCGCCGGGATCGGCAAGTCGCTGTCGCCGCACACCTTGCGTCACGCGTTTGCCACCCACCTGCTCAACCATGGCGCCGACCTGCGGGTGGTGCAGATGCTGTTGGGCCACAGCGACCTGTCGACCACGCAGATCTACACTCACGTCGCCCGGGCACGTTTGCAGGATCTGCATGCCAAACATCACCCGCGCGGCTGA
- the thrC gene encoding threonine synthase produces the protein MRYISTRGQAPALNFEDVLLAGLATDGGLYVPENLPRFTQEEIASWAGLPYHELAFRVMRPFVTGSIPDADFKKILEETYGVFAHNAVAPLRQLNGNEWVLELFHGPTLAFKDFALQLLGRLLDYVLEKRGERVVIVGATSGDTGSAAIEGCKHCENVDIFILHPHNRVSEVQRRQMTTILGENIHNIAIEGNFDDCQEMVKASFADQSFLKGTRLVAVNSINWARIMAQIVYYFHAALQLGGPARSVSFSVPTGNFGDIFAGYLARNMGLPINQLIVATNRNDILHRFMSGNQYVKETLHATLSPSMDIMVSSNFERLLFDLHGRNGAAIAGLMDSFKQGGGFSVEQERWTEARKLFDSLAVDDAQTCETIAEVYEQTGEVLDPHTAIGVKAARECRRSLDIPMVILGTAHPVKFPDAVEKAGVGKALELPAHLSDLFEREERCTVLANELKAVQAFVSQHGNRGKPL, from the coding sequence ATGCGTTACATCAGTACCCGCGGCCAGGCACCGGCCCTGAATTTCGAAGACGTCCTGCTGGCCGGTCTTGCAACCGACGGCGGTCTGTACGTCCCGGAAAACCTGCCACGTTTCACCCAGGAAGAAATCGCTTCCTGGGCCGGCCTGCCGTACCACGAGCTGGCTTTCCGCGTCATGCGCCCGTTCGTCACCGGCAGCATTCCGGACGCCGATTTCAAAAAGATTCTTGAAGAAACCTACGGTGTGTTCGCCCACAACGCCGTTGCGCCGCTGCGTCAGCTGAACGGCAACGAATGGGTGCTGGAGCTGTTCCACGGCCCGACCCTGGCGTTCAAGGACTTCGCCCTGCAACTGCTCGGTCGCTTGCTCGACTACGTGCTGGAAAAGCGCGGCGAGCGCGTGGTCATCGTCGGCGCCACCTCCGGTGACACCGGTTCGGCCGCCATCGAAGGCTGCAAGCACTGCGAAAACGTCGACATCTTCATCCTGCACCCGCACAACCGTGTGTCGGAAGTGCAGCGTCGGCAGATGACCACCATTCTCGGTGAGAACATCCACAACATCGCCATCGAAGGCAACTTCGATGACTGCCAGGAAATGGTCAAGGCCAGCTTCGCCGACCAGAGCTTCCTCAAGGGCACCCGTCTGGTGGCAGTGAACTCGATCAACTGGGCGCGGATCATGGCCCAGATCGTTTACTACTTCCACGCAGCCCTGCAACTGGGCGGCCCGGCGCGTTCGGTGTCGTTCTCGGTGCCGACCGGCAACTTCGGCGACATCTTCGCCGGTTACCTGGCGCGCAACATGGGCCTGCCGATCAACCAGTTGATCGTCGCCACCAACCGCAACGACATCCTGCACCGCTTCATGAGCGGCAACCAGTACGTCAAGGAAACCCTGCACGCCACGCTGTCGCCGTCGATGGACATCATGGTCTCGTCGAACTTCGAACGTCTGCTGTTCGATCTGCACGGTCGCAATGGCGCGGCGATTGCCGGGCTGATGGATTCGTTCAAGCAGGGCGGCGGTTTCAGCGTCGAACAGGAACGCTGGACCGAAGCACGCAAACTGTTCGACTCGCTGGCCGTGGACGATGCGCAAACCTGCGAAACCATCGCCGAAGTCTACGAGCAGACCGGTGAGGTGCTGGATCCGCACACCGCCATCGGCGTGAAAGCCGCTCGCGAATGCCGCCGCAGCCTGGACATCCCGATGGTGATTCTGGGCACGGCGCATCCGGTCAAGTTCCCGGACGCGGTGGAGAAAGCCGGTGTAGGAAAAGCTCTCGAACTACCTGCACATCTTTCTGATTTGTTTGAGAGAGAAGAGCGCTGCACTGTGCTGGCGAACGAGCTCAAAGCCGTGCAGGCCTTTGTCAGCCAGCATGGCAACCGCGGCAAGCCTCTTTAA
- the dsbC gene encoding bifunctional protein-disulfide isomerase/oxidoreductase DsbC: protein MRLTQIFAAAAIALVSTFAVADDAADKAIRQSLENLQLDVPVDTITASPLPGLYEVKLKGSRVLYASADGQYIVQGYMFQLKDGKPVNLTEKTERLGISKLINAIPVAETVVYPAVGETKSHITVFTDTTCPYCHKLHAEVPELNKRGIEVRYVAFPRQGLGSPGDEQLQAVWCSKDKKAAMDKMVDGKEIKAAKCENPVSKQFALGQSIGVNGTPAIVLADGQVIPGYQPAPQVAKLALGAK from the coding sequence ATGCGTCTGACCCAGATTTTCGCCGCCGCAGCCATTGCGTTGGTCAGCACCTTTGCCGTCGCCGATGACGCGGCCGACAAAGCGATTCGCCAAAGCCTGGAAAACCTCCAGCTCGATGTGCCGGTGGACACCATCACCGCCAGCCCGCTGCCGGGCCTGTATGAAGTCAAGCTCAAGGGCAGCCGCGTGCTCTACGCCAGCGCCGACGGCCAGTACATCGTTCAGGGCTACATGTTCCAGCTCAAGGACGGCAAACCGGTCAACCTGACCGAGAAGACCGAGCGCCTGGGCATTTCCAAACTGATCAATGCGATCCCGGTGGCCGAGACCGTGGTTTACCCGGCCGTGGGCGAGACCAAGTCGCACATCACCGTGTTCACCGACACCACCTGCCCGTACTGCCACAAGCTGCACGCCGAAGTGCCCGAGCTGAACAAGCGCGGCATCGAAGTGCGTTACGTGGCGTTCCCGCGTCAGGGCCTCGGTTCGCCGGGTGACGAGCAACTGCAAGCCGTGTGGTGCTCGAAAGACAAGAAAGCCGCCATGGACAAAATGGTCGATGGCAAGGAAATCAAGGCCGCCAAGTGCGAGAACCCGGTTTCCAAACAGTTCGCCCTCGGTCAGTCGATCGGCGTGAACGGCACACCGGCCATCGTTTTGGCCGACGGACAAGTCATTCCGGGCTACCAGCCTGCGCCACAAGTCGCCAAACTGGCGCTGGGCGCGAAGTAA